A genomic window from Elaeis guineensis isolate ETL-2024a chromosome 3, EG11, whole genome shotgun sequence includes:
- the LOC105042319 gene encoding LOW QUALITY PROTEIN: probable RNA helicase SDE3 (The sequence of the model RefSeq protein was modified relative to this genomic sequence to represent the inferred CDS: inserted 1 base in 1 codon), producing the protein MGTLGENKWDEEYSVIGEKPEVGFLDFEDDESLHSFNPLEEGSVVITIPFSFVGGKPRSALIGETSADSINIRNTTGDPKELWSVRIFSSNPEDSYVLSLMEPPSDDADEDAKHSFMGLTYLEDRVLQPGQNLTIWLSCKPKEIGLHTSVIHFDLGDEKIERVAFLLAEDKVSQSLFSDKPYSRGSFRKKKFDYEQYVAGQRPSRASIQGFKYKLPQFAIPQDIREIVENKQLPEVITEGLNSNNYQRYFSTLLVMEEIHLEREMTAYDMECVTMKKRGYQLLSLEVPGLAERRPSLVYGDYIFAQLATDSSDNDNRPYQGYIHRVEADEIFLRFHKDLHRCHRDEDLYNVSFTYNRVNIRRLYQAVCAAEKLGPELLFPCESSHARMIKASSFMPLNALLNREQVRSVEMILGCKGAPPYVIFGPPGTGKTITLVEAILQLYKTRRKARILVCASSNNAADHILEKLLGEGVGVRENDIFRLNATSRPYEDVKPEFIHLCFFEDMVFKCPPLKALLRYKIIVSTYMSASLLYAEGIRKGHFSHIFMDEAGQASEPETMVPVSNLCIQDTVIVLAGDPMQLGPIIYSKDAESYGLGKSYLERLFEYKYYEVGDENYVMKLVRNYRCHPAILELPSRLFYKNELIACKEEKATSIYDSVGLPNEAFPVLFFGIQGCDEREGSNPSWFNRIEASKVVELIRKLIRNADVDETDIGIITPYRQQVLKLKKALELLEMPDLKVGSVEQFQGQEREIIIISTVRSTVKHNEFDRVHNLGFLSNPRRFNVAITRARSLLIIVGNPHVVAKDRHWGKLLRHCVDNDSYQGCSLPVLESQDYPEEDAGYDCGPNIPESYSNNVDQWDEDAPTQNQWHQNEGEWGNDSLGANPQVEWGSDNFNIQPTGWGDDDEVEETGRADDYKXTRWGDDAEKTKATDWNDQVGILAEHFNVQPSGWDD; encoded by the exons ATGGGTACGCTTGGTGAAAACAAGTGGGATGAAGAATACTCAGTAATTGGAGAAAAGCCAGAAGTAGGGTTCTTAGATTTTGAGGATGATGAATCCCTCCACTCTTTCAATCCACTTGAAGAAGGTTCTGTTGTAATTACAATTCCTTTCTCTTTTGTTGGTGGGAAACCTCGGTCTGCTCTCATAGGAGAAACATCAGCAGATTCAATTAATATTAGAAACACCACTGGCGATCCAAAAGAATTGTGGAGTGTTAGGATATTCTCTTCAAACCCTGAGGATAGCTATGTTCTGTCATTGATGGAACCTCCATCTGATGATGCTGATGAGGATGCAAAGCACAGTTTTATGGGTTTGACTTATTTGGAGGATAGGGTTCTTCAGCCTGGGCAGAATCTCACGATTTGGCTGTCATGTAAACCAAAAGAAATTGGCTTGCATACATCAGTTATCCATTTTGATCTGGGTGATGAGAAAATTGAGAGGGTGGCCTTTTTATTAGCAGAGGATAAAGTTTCGCAGTCTTTGTTTTCTGATAAACCCTATTCAAGAGGTTCCTTCCGGAAAAAGAAATTTGATTATGAACAATATGTAGCAGGCCAACGCCCATCTCGGGCAAGTATACAGGGATTTAAATATAAGCTTCCTCAGTTTGCCATACCCCAAGACATCCGTGAAATTGTTGAAAATAAACAGCTACCTGAAGTCATCACAGAAGGACTGAATAGTAATAACTATCAGAGATATTTCAGCACACTGCTTGTCATGGAAGAAATTCATTTGGAG CGAGAAATGACAGCATATGACATGGAGTGCGTGACTATGAAAAAGAGGGGTTACCAGCTTTTGTCTCTTGAGGTTCCTGGATTGGCCGAGAGAAGGCCTTCACTGGTTTATGGGGACTACATATTTGCCCAGCTTGCAACCGACAGCTCAGACAATGATAACCGTCCTTATCAG GGTTACATTCACAGGGTCGAggctgatgaaatatttttacgaTTTCATAAGGACTTACACAGGTGTCACCGAGATGAGGATCTTTACAATGTTAGCTTCACATACAACAGGGTGAATATAAGGAGGTTATATCAGGCAGTTTGTGCTGCTGAAAAGTTAGGGCCAGAGTTGCTCTTTCCATGTGAGTCATCCCATGCAAGGATGATTAAAGCTTCATCGTTTATGCCACTGAATGCACTTCTAAATAGGGAGCAAGTGCGTTCAGTTGAAATGATACTTGGCTGTAAAGGTGCTCCTCCTTATGTCATCTTTGGACCTCCGGGAACTGGTAAGACAATCACATTGGTGGAGGCTATACTACAACTCTACAAAACCAGGAGAAAAGCACGGATTCTCGTCTGTGCCTCGTCAAATAATGCAGCAGATCATATTTTGGAAAAGCTGCTTGGTGAAGGTGTTGGTGTTCGAGAAAATGACATATTTAGGTTAAATGCAACCAGCCGTCCTTATGAAGATGTCAAGCCTGAGTTTATCCATTTGTGCTTCTTTGAAGATATGGTATTTAAATGCCCTCCACTTAAGGCTTTATTGCGTTACAAGATCATTGTATCAACCTACATGAGTGCATCTCTGCTATATGCTGAAGGCATCCGGAAGGGTCACTTCTCCCACATTTTCATGGATGAGGCTGGTCAAGCCTCTGAGCCAGAGACAATGGTTCCTGTATCGAACTTATGTATACAAGACACTGTCATTGTGCTAGCTGGTGATCCTATGCAGCTGGgacctataatttattcaaaggaTGCTGAGAGTTATGGTTTGGGAAAATCATACTTGGAAAGACTTTTTGAATATAAATATTATGAAGTTGGTGATGAAAACTATGTGATGAAGCTGGTAAGAAACTACCGTTGTCATCCAGCAATCTTGGAGCTCCCTTCAAGGCTTTTCTACAAGAATGAATTGATTGCTTGTAAAGAGGAGAAAGCAACATCTATTTATGATTCAGTGGGTCTTCCAAACGAAGCATTTCCTGTTCTCTTTTTCGGAATTCAGGGATGTGATGAGAGGGAGGGTAGTAATCCATCTTGGTTTAATAGAATTGAGGCTAGTAAAGTAGTAGAGCTTATCAGGAAACTGATTAGGAATGCTGATGTAGATGAGACTGATATTGGAATTATTACTCCATACCGTCAGCAAGTACTCAAGTTAAAGAAAGCCCTTGAATTGCTTGAGATGCCAGATCTGAAGGTGGGTAGTGTTGAACAATTTCAAGGGCAAGAAAGGGAAATAATAATCATATCTACAGTCAGGTCAACTGTTAAGCATAATGAATTTGACCGGGTGCACAACTTGGGATttctcagcaatcctagaaggtTTAATGTTGCCATAACTCGTGCTAGATCCTTGCTAATTATTGTTGGAAATCCACATGTCGTTGCTAAG GATAGACACTGGGGTAAGCTCTTGAGGCACTGTGTGGACAATGATTCATACCAGGGCTGTTCCCTACCTGTCCTAGAAAGCCAAGACTATCCCGAGGAAGATGCTGGATATGACTGTGGACCAAATATCCCAGAGTCATACTCCAATAATGTGGACCAGTGGGATGAAGATGCACCAACCCAGAATCAGTGGCACCAGAACGAGGGCGAGTGGGGTAATGATTCATTGGGAGCAAACCCTCAGGTTGAATGGGGTAGTGATAACTTCAATATCCAGCCAACTGGGTGGGGTGATGATGATGAAGTTGAGGAAACTGGTCGGGCTGACGATTACA CAACTAGGTGGGGAGATGATGCTGAAAAAACAAAGGCTACTGACTGGAATGATCAGGTTGGTATATTGGCTGAGCACTTCAATGTACAACCATCCGGTTGGGATGATTGA